A portion of the Oncorhynchus gorbuscha isolate QuinsamMale2020 ecotype Even-year linkage group LG07, OgorEven_v1.0, whole genome shotgun sequence genome contains these proteins:
- the LOC124039845 gene encoding uncharacterized protein LOC124039845, whose translation MYSVDDLLISHGYKLPEKTSTSTPAASPTPPSSYANKRYGDPSSCRQEILESRSGGGHGTVNGYEIQSGPGVYVYSNSTSTSRRPQPPAPTKGGRDRNSQPQRREADSANQGDAHSMGDSLTTDSGFYEGPRGVYSHHRGPRDLAYWRRRGQDFSILLDYADFREPRGGGTCRRTEGVQQQQRQEEPPEDCQQREKQSWAAQSQAQVQARSRQREAALQQWRMTAVDRKCQSLGTDEWRPAVVSFSCQLSDSEGERWSQEQYLQQRHLRTPDGAMVVMGPRNKGKSQSLPRMLQPDSLQYVEMSGSIGSVPGQDVHRRVNGHPGFHYDPYSIYNHNQPGVGDRDRWPENDNRPSSQTSMTSQVSQVSQASQVPKVRHSRPLRPPSYEVHQQTRGSSETLSGEPEAASSPQPQARDRTPLPHPSIGDPRLDYYTQDGGSGTEPPGYIPPPSYPPKRAPRPMRGSHGGHRGYGEIPVNYRYHQMYQQKQQMRGTPDPWFGSRHTGGGGAGPEPHRERSVPHRKQHSTCYSKQQPVLGPGIQYIPFDDPRLRHVSRGGNSSLCGRGNSMTGADKIRHIRNSTSSELPSVTVSDHSSDDSAFLSSASTGAPPPLASSPDPASPMPLRSSSDCDNNNNRWQQQQQHCDLHKETGSLDNFPAATSQNCNRYNPKPNQGGPSAFQPPAPAPPVCHSSSSDQGFSETTITQVKKIVPGDSGVDNLNRNSKRKAHSETIFCLVSVPIHMQQTNKDSVSAADQNNNENMPASLPSILPIVSVIATEDNQNTVVQSKSENSQSLCSKSLSDMGLKPPSHTSSFTSMRSTRKGPLRKEIVDAWSLQASADKELCYAGSWPGDQYRNQETQTSSPVAVKGPGGTVGTGQPQSPPGGQGQWGQETGHPASDTTMDSGAGTDCSSGSYGVDYPMKGQKNLHLSSNSAFSCLSISPAQPLSLPPQPPPPVPWEGRNQQTSTSRKTGTTTSNTTKPPVSANANIQGQVAFGQFLLKPVSRRPWDAIEELESFNKAAGVDVDQVQKKIKVQPRRPSVDQCIDDLDEVYRTIMELSGEDTQQHQHIAPPHLDPERETVRLPDQRLNNKPNNNIPTIMPRLDSWGPGSTIDPDYREVRSAFSRPQPQSRTSILRLKREDMAPTATLTESTGFRDYNSHNAKGEPRVTYDSRMTYRQELDIPVAKESLLRDVGLTVYTVPGGTIEQGQDCGRPFTLITPLDHNELCQNVQLPRENRDRYFFAKNNQVEVVHISDGTDKEEIGSAKVVEGERKVKKDNVPIVPPRFRGHEPNLNIRRARSENSRSPRGEGSQGTPHTGRLTREAAFAFEDDVYRYSVSSDPLSWRNEATLADIHLETLLIKEKANTMPTEDLSNLYEVKCAKGIPENETMEQRAARILGIDVAPDSLRGMVQEREEEQREEEESLQGVVEEREDEVLPQGAVKVRDEDRQYRENEGETVIGETQEHRDNTVTERETQELSPEGAHAVESLGGVEQKVEEHRDNPENEDETLIGETLKHSPDENRDKKHVRREYEQVMKVQISVVTLEEETIEEEEETRGGPSKDDSLSVCEDKRYGGDRERLSHPSMVLDLPEFPPSSLPLSLPVTPDEELALSLLSVGGGGERKGHIGRASPRLSSSKSPGCTESMVHLDEVFSVSCVLIRSLDSGEPEQGTETEVVVVVQVEAEQEKDKGVSQGEREEMEEEKLRIESEPEGNEIDRADKREDERIVWREEKELEEELKIEEIEQELTIKVERELKVKMEEEKSGSQEEEEREVQKGEKEPEEEDNTERQVEEEEKEPEVKREEERSEESDDEQQQEVRPEPMSRPVKPPLLPKPVPMPRSGTVAKREITLPLSFSVSSCGSSTTLEEDELLPDSYDPSRVERV comes from the exons ATGTACAGCGTGGATGACCTGCTCATCTCGCATGGATACAAACTGCCCGAAaaaacctctacctctactcctgCTGCCTCCCCCACACCCCCGTCCTCTTACGCTAACAAGCGTTACGGCGACCCGTCCTCCTGCCGCCAGGAAATCTTAGAGAGCCGGTCCGGTGGTGGTCATGGAACAGTGAACGGGTATGAGATACAGTCTGGGCCAGGGGTCTATGTGTATAGCAACAGCACAAGCACCAGCAGGCGGCCCCAGCCACCGGCCCCAACCAAAGGTGGGAGGGACAGGAATAGCCAACCACAGAGGAGGGAAGCGGACAGCGCTAACCAAGGTGACGCGCACTCCATGGGCGATTCTCTCACGACAGATAGCGG gtTCTATGAGGGGCCCAGAGGCGTGTATTCTCATCACAGGGGCCCCAGAGACTTGGcctactggaggaggaggggccaGGACTTTAGCATCCTCCTGGACTACGCTGACTTCAGAGAGCCCCGAGGAGGTGGTACctgtaggaggacagagggggtgcagcagcagcagagacaggaG GAGCCCCCGGAGGACTGCCAGCAGCGTGAGAAACAGAGCTGGGCAGCCCAGTCCCAAGCTCAGGTCCAGGCCCGCtccaggcagagagaggcagcacTGCAGCAGTGGAGGATGACCGCCGTGGACAGGAAGTGTCAGAGCCTGGGCACGGACGAGTGGCGGCCCGCCGTGGTGAGCTTCTCCTGCCAGCTTTCAGACAGCGAGGGCGAGAGGTGGTCTCAGGAGCAGTATCTGCAGCAGCGCCACCTCCGCACACCGGATGGTGCTATGGTTGTAATGGGTCCCAGGAACAAAGGGAAGTCCCAGTCTCTGCCCAGGATGCTGCAACCGGACAGCCTGCAGTACGTGGAAATGTCTGGGTCTATTGGGTCTGTGCCTGGGCAGGACGTGCACAGGAGGGTCAACGGCCACCCAGGGTTTCATTACGATCCTTACAGCATATATAACCACAACCAGCCCGGGGTAGGGGACAGGGACAGGTGGCCTGAGAATGACAACAGACCCTCCAGTCAGACTAGTATGACTAGCCAGGTCAGCCAGGTGAGTCAGGCTTCTCAAGTACCAAAGGTCCGGCACAGCCGTCCCCTGCGACCTCCGTCCTACGAGGTGCATCAGCAGACCCGGGGGAGCTCCGAAACGCTCTCAGGAGAGCCAGAAGCAGCATCAAGCCCCCAGCCCCAGGCCAGGGACAGAACCCCCCTTCCTCATCCCAGTATAGGTGACCCCAGGCTGGACTATTATACACAGGATGGAGGGTCTGGCACGGAGCCTCCAGGGTATATCCCTCCCCCATCGTATCCCCCCAAGAGAGCTCCTCGACCTATGAGAGGAAGCCATGGAGGTCACAGGGGTTATGGAGAGATCCCTGTCAACTACAG GTACCACCAGATGTACCAGCAGAAGCAGCAGATGCGCGGGACCCCAGACCCCTGGTTTGGTAGCAGGCACACCGGTGGAGGAGGGGCCGGGCCGGAGcctcacagagagaggagtgtaccccacaggaagcagcacTCCACCTGCTACAGTAAGCAGCAGCCGGTCCTGGGTCCTGGCATCCAGTACATCCCCTTCGACGACCCACGCCTCCGACATGTGTCCCGGGGAGGAAACTCGTCTCTATGTGGCCGGGGTAACTCCATGACGGGCGCCGACAAGATCCGCCACATCCGTAACTCCACATCCTCCGAGCTTCCCAGTGTCACCGTGTCAGACCACTCGTCTGATGACAGTGCCTTTTTGTCGTCCGCTTCCACGGGGGCCCCGCCGCCACTTGCCAGCTCGCCAGACCCGGCCAGTCCCATGCCGCTGAGGTCTTCTAGCGACTGTGACAATAACAATAACAGgtggcagcaacagcagcagcactgTGATTTGCACAAAGAGACTGGCTCACTAGATAACTTCCCAGCAGCAACTTCCCAAAACTGTAACAGGTATAATCCTAAACCAAACCAAGGTGGTCCCTCTGCCTTCCAGCCACCAGCCCCTGCTCCGCCAGTGTGTCACAGCTCCAGCTCAGATCAGGGCTTCTCAGAAACAACCATCACACAGGTGAAGAAGATAGTTCCAGGAGACTCAGGAGTAGACAACCTCAACAGGAACTCTAAGAGGAAGGCTCACAGTGAGACCATATTCTGCCTGGTGTCTGTCCCCATCCACATGCAACAAACCAATAAAGACTCAGTCTCAGCAGCAGACCAGAACAATAACGAGAATATGCCTGCCAGTCTGCCAAGTATTCTGCCAATCGTGAGCGTCATCGCCACAGAAGACAACCAAAACACTGTGGTCCAATCCAAATCAGAAAACAGCCAAAGCCTCTGTAGCAAGTCGTTATCAGACATGGGTCTCAAACCCCCCTCCCACACCAGCAGCTTCACCTCAATGAGAAGCACCAGGAAGGGTCCTCTGAGGAAGGAGATAGTAGATGCCTGGTCACTCCAGGCCAGTGCTGACAAGGAGTTGTGCTACGCCGGCTCCTGGCCCGGGGACCAGTACAGGAACCAAGAGACCCAGACCAGCTCACCCGTGGCAGTGAAGGGTCCTGGGGGTACTGTGGGGACAGGTCAGCCTCAGAGTCCCCCTGGAGGACAGGGACAGTGGGGGCAGGAGACAGGCCACCCAGCCTCCGATACCACCATGGACAGTGGTGCAGGCACCGACTGCAGCTCCGGCTCGTATGGTGTGGACTATCCCATGAAGGGCCAGAAGAACCTCCACCTGTCCAGCAACAGCGCCTTCTCCTGTCTCAGTATCAGCCCGGCCCAGCCCCTGTCACTCCCACCCCAGCCTCCACCCCCTGTCCCTTGGGAGGGGAGAAACCAACAGACCTCCACATCCAGGAAGACTGGTACTACCACCTCCAACACCACCAAACCCCCAGTCAGTGCCAATGCTAACATCCAGGGCCAGGTGGCATTCGGCCAGTTCCTGCTGAAGCCGGTGAGCCGTCGGCCGTGGGACGCCATTGAGGAGCTGGAGAGTTTCAACAAGGCTGCAGGCGTAGATGTAGACCAGGTCCAGAAGAAAATTAAGGTCCAGCCCAGGAGACCAAGTGTCGACCAGTGTATAGACGACCTGGACGAGGTCTACAGGACCATCATGGAGCTGAGCGGAGAAGACACACAACAACATCAGCACATAGCCCCTCCACATCTGGACCCTGAGAGGGAGACGGTTCGCCTTCCAGACCAGCGCCTGAATAACAAACCCAACAACAACATCCCTACCATCATGCCAAGGCTAGACAGCTGGGGCCCTGGCTCTACCATTGACCCAGACTACAGGGAGGTGAGGAGTGCTTTCTCCAGGCCTCAGCCCCAGAGCAGAACTAGCATCCTCAGGCTGAAGAGAGAGGACATGGCTCCCACTGCCACCCTAACAGAGTCCACTGGCTTCCGAGACTACAACTCCCACAATGCTAAGGGTGAACCCAGGGTAACCTATGACTCCAGAATGACCTACAGGCAGGAGCTGGACATCCCCGTCGCCAAGGAGTCTCTACTGAGGGACGTGGGGCTCACCGTCTACACTGTCCCTGGAGGCACCATAGAGCAGGGCCAGGATTGTGGCCGCCCATTCACACTGATCACACCATTAGACCACAATGAACTATGCCAGAATGTACAGCTAccaagggagaacagagacagatacTTTTTTGCCAAGAACAACCAGGTTGAGGTTGTGCACATCAGTGATGGCACTGATAAGGAAGAGATTGGATCTGCTAAagtagtggagggagagaggaaggtaaaGAAGGATAACGTGCCCATCGTGCCACCCAGATTTAGGGGGCATGAGCCCAATCTGAACATCCGCAGGGCCCGGAGTGAGAACAGCAGGTCGCCCAGAGGTGAAGGGTCACAAGGGACACCACACACCGGCAGATTGACTAGGGAGGCAGCGTTTGCATTCGAGGATGACGTCTACAGATACAGCGTCAGCTCCGACCCTCTGAGTTGGCGTAACGAGGCTACGTTGGCAGATATACACCTGGAGACCCTGCTGATCAAGGAGAAGGCAAACACCATGCCCACAGAGGACCTGAGTAATCTATATGAGGTGAAGTGTGCCAAGGGGATCCCTGAGAACGAGACAATGGAGCAGAGAGCAGCCAGGATATTGGGGATAGACGTAGCCCCTGATTCACTGCGGGGGAtggtccaggagagagaggaggagcagagagaggaggaggagtcacTGCAGGGGgttgtagaggagagagaggatgaggtgtTACCGCAGGGGGCTGTCAAGGTGAGAGACGAGGACAGGCAGTAcagagagaatgaaggagaaaCTGTCATAGGTGAAACACAGGAGCACAGAGACAACAcagtgactgagagagagacccaggAACTCAGTCCAGAAGGAGCACATGCTGTGGAATCACTAGGCGGGGTCGAACAGAAAGTGGAGGAGCACAGAGACAACCCAGAGAATGAGGACGAAACTCTAATAGGAGAAACACTGAAGCACAGTCCAGACGAAAACAGAGATAAAAAGCACGTGAGAAGAGAGTACGAGCAAGTGATGAAGGTACAGATATCAGTGGTTACCTTGGAAGAGGAGACaatagaagaagaggaggagacgagaggaggaccCAGTAAGGATGACAGCTTATCAGTATGTGAGGACAAACGttatggaggagacagagagagattaagccATCCCTCCATGGTGCTGGACCTGCCAGAGTTCCCCCCCAGCAGCCTCCCCTTGTCTCTGCCTGTGACCCCAGACGAGGAGCTGGCCCTGAGCTTGCTGAGtgtgggtggaggaggggagaggaagggacacATTGGTCGTGCCTCCCCCAGGCTCTCATCCTCGAAGTCGCCAGGCTGCACAGAGAGTATGGTCCACTTGGATGAGGTGTTCTCAGTCTCCTGCGTACTTATCAGGAGTTTAGACTCAGGAGAgccagagcaggggacagagacggaggtagtggtagtagtacagGTAGAGGCTGAGCAGGAGAAAGATAAGGGGgtgagccagggagagagagaagagatggaagaggaaaAGTTGAGGATAGAGTCAGAGCCGGAGGGTAACGAGATAGACAGGGCAGacaagagagaagatgagaggatagtgtggagagaggagaaagaactGGAGGAGGAGTTGAAAATAGAGGAGATAGAGCAAGAGTTGACAatcaaggtagagagagagctaaaggtgaaaatggaggaggagaaaagtGGGAGtcaggaggaagaggaaagagaagtgcagaagggggagaaagaaccagaggaggaggataatacAGAGAGGcaagtggaggaggaagagaaagagccagaggtgaaaagagaggaggagaggagtgaagagtCAGATGATGAACAGCAACAGGAGGTTCGGCCAGAGCCGATGTCCAGGCCAGtgaaacctcctctcctccccaagcCTGTCCCCATGCCTCGCAGCGGCACGGTGGCCAAAAGAGAGATCACCCTTCCCCTGAGCTTCAGTGTCTCTTCCTGTGGCTCCTCTACAACCCTAGAGGAGGACGAGCTGCTCCCAG ACTCCTATGATCCTAGTCGAGTGGAGAGAGTGTAG